A single window of Streptococcus cristatus ATCC 51100 DNA harbors:
- a CDS encoding SatD family protein, translated as MLYIALIGDLIESKQLKNRKQAQQELQELMAVLNQDYRDYLVSPFTITTGDEFQALLRPNPEVMRLIDQIALGFPHPIRFGLGLGEIVTDINREQSIGADGPAYWRARAAIDAIHEKNDYGSSRIAVSLGDEELSQAVNTVLAATSFIQSKWNASQREVLERMLTEYIYDENFSHGEIAELLQISPSALSKRLKSSGLKIYLRNRRLAMKMILQAAKEAEQ; from the coding sequence ATGCTTTATATTGCTCTTATTGGAGATTTGATTGAGTCCAAACAGCTAAAAAACCGCAAGCAGGCGCAGCAAGAGTTGCAGGAATTGATGGCGGTGCTAAATCAGGATTATCGAGATTATCTGGTGTCGCCTTTTACCATTACGACAGGAGATGAGTTTCAGGCTTTGTTGCGCCCTAATCCTGAAGTCATGCGGCTCATTGATCAGATTGCCTTAGGCTTTCCTCACCCGATTCGCTTTGGTCTTGGTCTGGGTGAGATTGTGACGGATATCAATCGGGAGCAGAGTATTGGTGCAGACGGTCCAGCCTATTGGAGGGCACGCGCGGCTATAGATGCTATTCATGAGAAGAACGACTACGGCAGTAGCCGTATAGCTGTATCCTTGGGAGATGAAGAGCTCAGTCAGGCGGTCAATACGGTGCTGGCAGCTACTTCATTTATTCAGAGCAAGTGGAATGCTAGCCAGAGAGAGGTGCTCGAGCGGATGCTCACAGAATACATCTATGACGAGAATTTTTCTCATGGGGAAATAGCAGAGCTGCTGCAAATTAGTCCCAGTGCACTTAGTAAGCGGCTCAAGTCGTCTGGTCTGAAGATCTATCTGAGAAATCGCCGTTTAGCTATGAAAATGATTTTACAGGCAGCAAAGGAGGCTGAACAATGA
- a CDS encoding DUF3307 domain-containing protein has product MTNFMGFSEFFMQNPILVLTLLAHVLADFQLQSQKMAELKSRRLNFLILHLGIVLLPLLLLWFILPNYLLYFLLVWLSHALIDFLKNRLNSLIVRHYAQKFAFILDQLLHLMSIFTLYFLLGQQYIPAPNWLSERYLMLQALFFFALTGKPVNILFKLFFSKYQAGEDSGETIAGAGAMIGILERLIMGLSLIFGQFTAIGLVFTAKSIARYNKISESQSFAEYYLIGSLFSMISVLLTYGLLYW; this is encoded by the coding sequence ATGACAAATTTTATGGGATTTTCAGAATTTTTCATGCAGAATCCGATTCTTGTATTGACTTTGCTGGCCCATGTGCTAGCTGACTTTCAGCTTCAAAGTCAGAAAATGGCAGAACTAAAAAGCCGGCGGTTGAATTTTTTGATTCTCCACTTGGGAATTGTTCTCTTGCCCTTGTTGCTCTTGTGGTTCATCTTACCTAATTATCTGCTATATTTCCTCTTGGTCTGGCTCAGTCATGCGCTTATTGACTTCTTGAAGAATAGGTTGAATTCTTTGATTGTCCGGCATTATGCTCAAAAGTTTGCCTTTATATTGGATCAGCTCTTGCATCTGATGAGCATTTTTACTCTTTATTTTCTCTTAGGACAGCAGTACATTCCAGCTCCTAATTGGCTGTCTGAACGTTATCTCATGTTGCAGGCTCTCTTTTTCTTCGCCCTTACTGGTAAGCCGGTCAATATCCTCTTTAAACTCTTCTTCAGCAAGTATCAGGCAGGAGAAGACAGCGGAGAGACTATCGCAGGAGCTGGTGCCATGATTGGGATTTTGGAGCGCTTGATTATGGGACTTTCCCTTATTTTCGGGCAGTTTACTGCCATTGGGTTAGTTTTTACAGCTAAATCTATTGCCCGCTATAATAAGATCTCAGAAAGCCAGTCCTTTGCAGAATACTATCTGATCGGTTCACTTTTTAGCATGATCAGCGTTTTACTGACTTATGGCTTGCTTTATTGGTAA
- a CDS encoding GrpB family protein: MAKSLEDMSLEELWQLFPIFLKEHNKDWAAWYKEESRRIQSFLPANQLYEMHHIGSTSIEGIWAKPIIDILLEIPRSEDMGSIKRELLEHGYLLMSESEGRMTFNKGYTLQGFAERVFHLHLRYYGDHDELYFRDYLKVHPDVAKDYEQLKLTLWKKYEYNRDAYTETKTDFIRRYTPKAKKLYKRRYDDKIE, encoded by the coding sequence ATGGCAAAATCCCTAGAAGATATGTCTTTAGAAGAATTATGGCAGTTGTTCCCGATTTTCTTAAAGGAGCATAATAAGGATTGGGCAGCTTGGTATAAGGAGGAAAGCAGAAGAATACAAAGTTTTTTGCCAGCAAATCAGTTGTATGAAATGCATCATATTGGCTCCACATCTATTGAGGGGATATGGGCTAAGCCGATTATTGACATTCTTTTAGAAATTCCTCGAAGTGAAGATATGGGGAGCATCAAGAGAGAATTGCTGGAGCATGGCTATCTGCTTATGTCAGAGTCAGAAGGCCGAATGACTTTTAACAAGGGCTACACACTGCAAGGTTTTGCTGAGCGCGTTTTTCACTTGCATCTGCGCTACTATGGAGACCATGATGAACTCTATTTCCGAGACTATCTGAAAGTTCATCCAGATGTCGCTAAGGACTACGAGCAGCTAAAATTGACCTTATGGAAAAAGTACGAGTACAATCGAGATGCATACACAGAAACTAAAACTGATTTCATCAGACGGTACACACCAAAAGCTAAAAAGCTTTATAAGAGAAGGTATGACGATAAAATTGAATAG
- a CDS encoding alpha/beta hydrolase: MNKRSIIALPSFLFIALISLFLIYNRQTKGLNSRDYIQSSTPTLFFHGYGSSANAEKHMVEAARQAGVTQTIVTATVDRHAQVTLKGEIPKDAINPIVMVEFEDNRNPDYSQDGEYAAAVVRELQARYGFKKMNFVAHSMGNMSILFYLLEHAQNEELPQLQKQVNIANHVNGLEGMDLPANLTILDNHTGQPSAMSDSYQKLLGLREIYPQDQVDVLNIYGDFKNESDGSVLNVSSRSLKYLVIDNAKSYQEKRVSGPLAQHSQLHENPEVDRLLIDFLWSK, translated from the coding sequence ATGAATAAACGGTCCATCATAGCACTACCATCTTTTCTGTTCATTGCTCTTATTAGCTTATTTCTAATTTACAATCGGCAAACCAAAGGATTAAATAGTAGAGACTATATTCAGTCAAGCACACCGACTTTGTTTTTCCATGGTTATGGCTCAAGTGCTAATGCTGAAAAGCATATGGTAGAGGCAGCCAGACAAGCTGGAGTTACTCAGACAATCGTCACTGCTACAGTTGATCGTCATGCTCAAGTAACTCTTAAAGGAGAGATTCCGAAAGATGCCATTAATCCAATTGTCATGGTTGAGTTCGAGGACAATCGAAATCCCGATTATTCTCAGGATGGAGAGTATGCGGCAGCAGTTGTTAGAGAGTTGCAAGCAAGGTATGGCTTTAAAAAGATGAATTTTGTTGCACATTCTATGGGAAATATGTCTATCCTATTTTACCTATTAGAGCACGCTCAAAATGAAGAACTTCCACAACTACAAAAGCAGGTAAATATCGCCAATCATGTCAATGGTTTGGAGGGTATGGATCTGCCAGCTAATTTGACCATTCTAGATAACCATACAGGGCAGCCTAGCGCCATGAGTGATAGCTATCAAAAACTTCTGGGCTTGCGCGAAATTTATCCGCAAGATCAAGTGGATGTTCTCAATATCTATGGAGATTTTAAAAATGAATCGGATGGTTCCGTCTTAAACGTTTCTTCTCGCAGTCTCAAGTATCTTGTAATTGACAATGCCAAGTCCTATCAGGAAAAACGAGTGTCTGGTCCTCTGGCTCAGCATAGCCAGCTACATGAAAATCCAGAAGTCGATAGATTATTGATTGACTTTCTTTGGAGCAAATAA
- a CDS encoding DUF1002 domain-containing protein, producing MKFKKTLLTAGAFLATLFTVSTATADTNVQKVIDETYVQPEYVLGYSLDDSQKEQTLQLLGYNASSDSKPLKTMTPDVYSKIMNVANDPSLQLYSSVKIKKLGNKKPLQVKIVTPQNITKVTEDMYRNAAVTLGVQHAEITVAAPIPVTGESALAGIYYSLEENGASVPQENKDLAQEELSALSNINAENQGKEGYDADKLNVALTDIKTAVANAKKNNSNLTEADVRKIVEETLKNYGLSSSVTADQINLIINFALNLSNSGVITNSDFTKTLTDLKNSIVSKAGDTFNNINLNFDANGLLEDGGNFFSNIWNAIVNFFKGLLGQ from the coding sequence ATGAAATTTAAGAAAACATTACTAACGGCAGGAGCTTTTCTAGCTACACTCTTTACCGTATCCACAGCAACTGCTGATACGAATGTCCAAAAAGTCATTGACGAAACCTATGTTCAGCCTGAGTATGTCTTGGGCTATTCCTTGGATGACAGCCAAAAAGAACAAACGCTTCAGCTCTTAGGCTACAATGCATCGAGTGATTCTAAACCTCTGAAGACAATGACACCTGATGTCTATTCAAAAATTATGAATGTGGCAAATGATCCTAGTTTACAGCTATATTCTTCTGTTAAAATCAAGAAGTTGGGCAACAAGAAGCCGCTTCAAGTTAAGATTGTCACGCCGCAAAACATCACCAAGGTTACAGAGGATATGTATCGCAATGCGGCAGTCACCTTGGGCGTACAGCATGCAGAAATCACAGTAGCAGCACCGATCCCTGTAACTGGAGAAAGCGCCCTGGCTGGTATCTATTACTCGCTGGAGGAAAATGGAGCAAGCGTTCCCCAGGAAAATAAAGATCTGGCTCAGGAAGAATTATCCGCACTTTCAAATATCAACGCTGAGAACCAGGGCAAGGAAGGTTACGATGCTGATAAATTGAATGTGGCCCTGACAGATATTAAAACAGCTGTTGCCAATGCTAAAAAGAATAACAGCAACTTGACAGAAGCTGATGTCCGTAAAATCGTTGAAGAAACACTGAAAAACTACGGTCTCAGCAGTTCCGTTACAGCTGATCAAATCAATCTGATTATTAACTTTGCGCTTAATCTTTCAAATAGCGGGGTCATCACAAACTCTGATTTCACAAAGACGCTCACCGACTTGAAAAACAGTATTGTTTCAAAGGCCGGTGACACATTCAATAATATCAATCTTAACTTTGACGCAAACGGACTTCTTGAAGATGGCGGCAATTTCTTTAGCAATATCTGGAATGCAATCGTTAATTTCTTTAAGGGGTTACTAGGTCAATAA
- the guaA gene encoding glutamine-hydrolyzing GMP synthase, translating to MTTTTELQDVEKIIVLDYGSQYNQLISRRIREIGVFSELKSHKITADEVRAIRPVGIILSGGPNSVYEEGSFDIDPEIFELGIPILGICYGMQLLTHKLGGKVLPAGDAGNREYGQSKLTRATSLLFEGTPDEQLVLMSHGDAVTEIPADFVRTGISADCPFASIENPDKKIYGIQFHPEVRHSEYGYDILRNFALNICGAKGDWSMDNFIDMQIQKIRETVGEKRVLLGLSGGVDSSVVGVLLQKAIGDQLICIFVDHGLLRKGEADQVMDMLGGKFGLNIVKADAAKRFLDKLAGVSDPEQKRKIIGNEFVYVFDDEASKLKDVKFLAQGTLYTDVIESGTDTAQTIKSHHNVGGLPEDMQFELIEPLNTLYKDEVRALGTELGMPDEIVWRQPFPGPGLAIRVMGEITEEKLETVRESDAILREEIAKAGLDRDIWQYFTVNTGVRSVGVMGDGRTYDYTIAIRAITSIDGMTADFAKIPWDVLQKISVRIVNEVDHVNRIVYDITSKPPATVEWE from the coding sequence ATGACAACTACAACTGAATTGCAAGATGTTGAAAAAATCATCGTGCTTGATTACGGCAGCCAGTACAACCAGCTGATTTCGCGTCGTATCCGTGAAATTGGTGTATTTTCTGAACTCAAGAGCCACAAGATCACAGCGGATGAAGTCCGTGCTATCCGTCCTGTTGGTATTATCCTTTCAGGTGGGCCTAACTCGGTTTATGAAGAAGGTTCATTTGATATTGACCCAGAGATTTTTGAGTTGGGGATTCCAATTTTGGGGATTTGCTACGGTATGCAGCTTTTGACTCATAAATTAGGCGGGAAAGTATTGCCAGCAGGTGATGCCGGCAATCGTGAATATGGTCAATCCAAGCTGACTCGTGCTACTTCTCTTCTTTTTGAAGGCACACCAGATGAGCAGCTTGTCCTGATGAGCCACGGTGATGCGGTAACAGAGATTCCTGCAGATTTTGTCCGTACTGGTATATCTGCAGACTGTCCTTTTGCATCTATTGAAAATCCTGACAAGAAAATCTACGGAATCCAGTTCCATCCTGAGGTTCGTCATTCTGAGTACGGTTACGATATTTTGCGCAATTTTGCTCTCAATATCTGTGGCGCTAAGGGCGACTGGTCTATGGATAATTTCATTGATATGCAGATTCAAAAAATTCGTGAAACAGTCGGCGAAAAACGTGTCCTGCTCGGCCTGTCAGGTGGTGTTGACTCTTCTGTTGTAGGTGTCCTCTTGCAGAAAGCTATCGGCGATCAATTGATCTGTATCTTTGTAGATCACGGTCTTTTGCGTAAAGGCGAAGCAGATCAGGTCATGGATATGCTGGGCGGAAAATTTGGTTTGAATATCGTCAAGGCAGATGCTGCTAAACGTTTCCTTGACAAACTTGCTGGTGTATCAGATCCAGAGCAAAAACGTAAAATCATCGGAAACGAGTTTGTCTACGTCTTTGACGATGAAGCCAGCAAACTGAAAGATGTGAAATTCTTGGCTCAAGGTACACTTTATACAGACGTTATCGAATCTGGTACTGACACTGCTCAAACGATCAAATCTCACCATAATGTTGGCGGTCTGCCAGAAGATATGCAGTTTGAGCTGATTGAACCACTGAACACGCTCTATAAGGATGAAGTTCGTGCCTTGGGTACCGAGCTTGGTATGCCGGATGAAATTGTCTGGCGCCAACCATTCCCAGGTCCTGGTCTTGCTATCCGTGTCATGGGTGAAATTACAGAGGAGAAATTGGAAACCGTCCGCGAATCAGACGCTATTCTCCGAGAAGAAATCGCCAAGGCTGGTCTTGACCGCGACATATGGCAATACTTCACTGTCAACACTGGCGTTCGCTCAGTAGGTGTTATGGGCGACGGTAGGACTTACGACTACACAATTGCCATTCGTGCTATCACTTCTATCGATGGTATGACAGCTGACTTTGCCAAGATACCTTGGGATGTTCTGCAAAAAATCTCTGTTCGTATCGTCAATGAAGTTGACCATGTTAACCGTATCGTCTACGATATTACAAGCAAACCACCTGCAACTGTGGAGTGGGAATAA
- a CDS encoding GntR family transcriptional regulator, with protein MLPAYVKIHDQIKKDIDEGIWEIGERLPSERDLAETFEVSRMTLRQAITLLVEEGVLERRVGSGTYVASTRVQEKMRGTTSFTEIMKSQGKIPSSQLISYRRTLPSEREVEKLGIHKTENIIRMERVRYADDIPVVYEVASIPEKFIKNFKKEEVTSHFFQTLQEHGYKIGKSQQTIYARLAKEKIAKYLGIPRGHAILGLTQVSYFDDGTAFEYVKSQYVGERFEFYLENK; from the coding sequence ATGTTACCTGCTTATGTGAAAATACATGATCAAATAAAAAAAGATATTGACGAGGGTATTTGGGAGATTGGCGAGCGATTGCCAAGCGAACGTGATCTTGCTGAAACTTTCGAGGTCAGCAGAATGACCCTACGCCAAGCTATTACGCTTCTGGTGGAGGAAGGGGTGCTAGAGCGGCGAGTCGGTAGCGGGACTTATGTCGCAAGCACACGCGTGCAGGAAAAAATGCGCGGAACAACTAGTTTTACAGAAATTATGAAGTCTCAAGGGAAAATACCGTCCAGCCAGCTGATTTCCTACCGTCGGACGCTGCCTAGCGAGCGAGAAGTCGAGAAGTTGGGCATCCATAAGACAGAGAACATCATCCGCATGGAACGGGTTCGCTACGCTGACGATATCCCTGTAGTCTATGAGGTCGCCTCGATTCCAGAGAAATTTATAAAAAATTTCAAAAAAGAAGAAGTGACCAGCCATTTCTTTCAAACCCTGCAAGAGCACGGCTATAAAATTGGCAAGTCCCAACAGACCATTTACGCCCGTTTGGCCAAGGAAAAAATTGCAAAATACTTGGGAATCCCCCGTGGTCATGCCATTTTAGGCTTGACACAAGTTTCTTATTTTGATGATGGAACGGCCTTTGAATATGTAAAAAGCCAATATGTCGGCGAACGCTTTGAATTTTATTTAGAAAACAAATAA
- a CDS encoding putative DNA-binding protein yields MEIEKTNRMNALFEFYAALLTDKQMNYIELYYADDYSLAEIAEEFNVSRQAVYDNIKRTEKILEDYEMKLHMYSDYIVRSQIFDQIMEKYPDDPYLQEQLAVLSSIDNRE; encoded by the coding sequence ATGGAAATTGAAAAAACAAATCGAATGAACGCTCTGTTTGAGTTTTATGCGGCTTTGCTGACCGACAAGCAGATGAACTATATTGAGCTTTACTATGCGGACGACTACAGCCTTGCTGAGATTGCCGAGGAGTTTAACGTGAGTCGCCAAGCTGTCTATGACAATATCAAGCGGACGGAGAAAATTCTGGAAGACTACGAAATGAAACTGCACATGTACTCTGACTATATCGTTCGAAGTCAGATTTTTGATCAGATTATGGAGAAATATCCTGATGATCCCTATTTACAGGAGCAACTTGCGGTTTTGTCCAGCATTGATAACCGAGAATAA
- the ffh gene encoding signal recognition particle protein: MAFENLTERLQNVFKNLRRKGKISESDIQEATKEIRLALLEADVALPVVKDFIKKIRERAIGHEVIDTLNPAQQIIKIVDEELTAILGSDTAEIIKSPKIPTVIMMVGLQGAGKTTFAGKLANKLKKEENARPLMIAADIYRPAAIDQLKTLGQQIDVPVFALGTEIPAVEIVRQGLEQAKANHNDYVLIDTAGRLQIDEKLMQELADVKALAQPNEILLVVDTMIGQEAANVAREFNNQLEVTGVILTKIDGDTRGGAALSVRQITGKPIKFTGTGEKITDIETFHPDRMSGRILGMGDMLTLIEKAAQEYDEKKSLEMAEKMRENTFDFNDFIDQLDQVQNMGPMEELLKMLPGMANNPALKNIKVDEKEIARKRAIVSSMTPAERENPDLLNPSRRRRIAAGSGNSFVEVNKFIKDFNQAKQMMQGVLSGDMNKMMKQMGLNPNNLPKNMPGGTPDMSALEGMMGQGGMPDLSALGGAGMPDMSQLFGGVLKGKAGEFLMRRSMNKMAKQMKKNKKKRK; this comes from the coding sequence ATGGCTTTTGAAAATTTGACTGAACGCTTACAGAACGTCTTTAAAAACCTACGCAGAAAGGGCAAAATTTCTGAGAGTGATATCCAGGAAGCGACCAAGGAGATCCGCCTTGCTCTCTTGGAAGCTGACGTTGCCCTGCCTGTTGTTAAAGACTTTATTAAAAAGATTCGTGAGCGAGCTATTGGACACGAAGTTATTGACACGCTCAATCCAGCTCAACAAATCATCAAAATCGTAGATGAAGAGCTGACAGCCATTCTAGGCTCTGATACTGCCGAGATTATCAAGTCCCCAAAGATTCCGACTGTTATCATGATGGTCGGTTTGCAAGGGGCTGGTAAAACTACCTTTGCAGGTAAATTGGCCAATAAACTCAAGAAAGAAGAAAATGCTCGTCCTTTGATGATTGCGGCGGATATTTACCGTCCAGCGGCTATTGATCAGCTGAAAACACTGGGCCAACAGATTGATGTGCCAGTCTTTGCCTTGGGGACAGAAATTCCAGCAGTAGAGATTGTCCGTCAAGGTTTGGAGCAAGCCAAGGCTAATCACAATGACTATGTCTTGATTGATACGGCTGGTCGCCTACAAATTGACGAAAAGCTCATGCAAGAGCTAGCTGATGTCAAGGCTTTAGCACAGCCAAATGAAATTCTGCTGGTGGTCGATACCATGATTGGTCAGGAAGCAGCAAATGTAGCCCGTGAATTTAACAATCAGCTGGAAGTAACTGGGGTTATCCTGACCAAAATTGATGGAGATACTCGTGGTGGTGCGGCACTGTCCGTCCGTCAGATTACCGGCAAACCAATCAAGTTTACTGGTACTGGTGAAAAGATTACCGATATCGAGACCTTCCACCCAGACCGTATGTCTGGCCGTATCCTCGGTATGGGGGATATGCTGACCCTGATTGAAAAGGCCGCTCAAGAGTACGATGAGAAGAAATCTCTTGAAATGGCTGAAAAGATGCGGGAAAACACCTTTGATTTCAATGATTTCATCGACCAGTTGGACCAAGTGCAGAACATGGGGCCTATGGAAGAATTGCTCAAGATGCTGCCAGGTATGGCCAATAATCCTGCTCTTAAAAACATCAAAGTAGATGAAAAAGAAATTGCCCGTAAACGTGCCATCGTATCTTCTATGACGCCAGCTGAGCGGGAAAATCCAGATCTGCTTAACCCAAGTCGTCGCCGTCGGATTGCAGCTGGTTCTGGTAATAGCTTTGTCGAAGTAAATAAGTTTATCAAGGACTTTAACCAAGCCAAACAGATGATGCAGGGCGTCCTATCCGGAGATATGAACAAAATGATGAAACAGATGGGGCTCAATCCTAACAATCTGCCTAAAAATATGCCGGGGGGCACGCCTGATATGTCAGCTTTAGAAGGCATGATGGGCCAAGGCGGTATGCCTGATTTATCTGCCCTAGGTGGAGCAGGTATGCCAGATATGAGTCAACTTTTTGGCGGTGTCCTCAAAGGGAAAGCTGGAGAATTCCTCATGCGCCGCAGCATGAATAAAATGGCCAAGCAAATGAAGAAAAACAAGAAAAAACGGAAGTAA
- a CDS encoding alpha/beta hydrolase, which produces MKKFIKYLIRLYNDIQAKLTSHPISHLPLSKVDIQPIIMIPGSSATENRFNKMVRKLNHGQHPHHSLIRIKVWNDGHMTYRGHLKRKDRTPIFVIGFQNNCDGYKNIKKQAAMFNAAITVLREKYAFTSFKGLGHSNGGLIYTVFLQQYLANHSGLEMEKLLTIGSPYNLNKKNLNRRVPMLDDFVANQEKLPKKLQHLSILGIFFRDGDGIVHRSSVEAGRLIYKGKIASYREAIIAGKDAHHSSLPQNDQAIDLIREFLF; this is translated from the coding sequence ATGAAAAAGTTTATTAAGTATCTAATTCGGCTTTATAACGACATACAAGCGAAGCTCACTTCCCATCCTATCAGCCATCTTCCCTTGAGCAAAGTTGATATTCAGCCAATCATCATGATTCCGGGCAGTTCAGCAACAGAGAATCGTTTTAACAAAATGGTTAGAAAGCTCAATCACGGCCAGCATCCTCACCATAGTCTCATTCGTATCAAAGTCTGGAATGACGGCCACATGACTTATCGTGGGCATTTGAAGCGAAAGGACAGAACCCCCATTTTTGTGATTGGTTTTCAGAATAATTGCGATGGTTACAAAAATATCAAGAAGCAGGCTGCTATGTTCAACGCTGCCATAACTGTTTTACGAGAGAAATATGCTTTTACAAGCTTTAAAGGGTTGGGGCATTCTAATGGAGGTCTAATTTATACAGTATTCCTGCAGCAATACCTAGCAAACCATTCTGGATTGGAGATGGAAAAGCTCCTGACTATTGGCAGTCCTTATAATCTGAACAAGAAAAATCTTAATCGTCGAGTCCCAATGTTAGATGACTTTGTAGCCAATCAGGAAAAACTGCCTAAGAAGCTGCAGCATCTATCGATTTTAGGAATATTTTTCCGGGATGGTGACGGAATTGTCCATAGAAGCAGTGTAGAAGCAGGGCGCCTGATTTACAAAGGCAAAATTGCTTCATACAGAGAGGCTATCATCGCAGGAAAGGATGCTCATCATTCATCTCTGCCGCAAAATGATCAAGCCATTGATTTAATCAGGGAGTTTTTATTCTAA
- a CDS encoding MepB family protein, with product MKMTDILHRYYGNFDMINEKWNEDYESILIKPKDDQEYKRCRLAKKTPKKEGYFTVFWKKDQDNKNIPYTDKDLGDELVIVVIDDRHCGIFIIPKEVAISKKILSTKDCKGKMAMRFYPSWCTNLNKTAQTTQKWQLDYFQKIKLEE from the coding sequence ATGAAAATGACAGACATTCTTCATAGGTATTATGGTAACTTTGATATGATAAATGAAAAATGGAATGAAGACTATGAAAGCATTTTGATTAAGCCAAAGGATGATCAAGAATATAAAAGATGCCGTTTGGCAAAGAAAACACCTAAAAAAGAAGGCTACTTTACAGTCTTTTGGAAAAAAGACCAAGACAATAAGAACATTCCATATACTGATAAAGACTTAGGTGATGAACTGGTAATTGTCGTTATCGACGACCGTCATTGCGGTATATTTATCATTCCCAAAGAGGTGGCTATTAGTAAAAAAATTCTTTCTACAAAGGATTGCAAAGGAAAAATGGCTATGCGGTTTTATCCGTCCTGGTGCACAAATTTAAATAAAACAGCTCAGACAACACAAAAATGGCAACTGGATTATTTTCAAAAAATTAAATTAGAAGAATAA
- the xerS gene encoding tyrosine recombinase XerS translates to MRRELLLERIDKLKATMPWYILEYYQSKLAVPYSFTTLYEYLKEYDRFFNWVLESGITNASHIAEIPLSVLENMSKKDMEAFILYLRERPLLNANTTQNGVSQTTINRTLSALSSLYKYLTEEVENEQGEPYFYRNVMKKVATKKKKETLAARAENIKQKLFLGDETEEFLQYIDTEYPKKLSNRALSSFNKNKERDLAIIALLLASGVRLSEAVNLDLKDINLKMMVIEVTRKGGKRDSVNVAAFAKSYLEEYLSIRSKRYKAEKTNTAFFLTEYRGTPNRIDASSVEKMVAKYSEDFKVRVTPHKLRHTLATRLYDATKSQVLVSHQLGHASTQVTDLYTHIVNDEQKNALDKL, encoded by the coding sequence ATGAGACGTGAACTGTTATTAGAAAGAATTGATAAACTCAAGGCCACCATGCCCTGGTACATTCTGGAATATTACCAGTCTAAGTTGGCAGTGCCTTATAGTTTTACAACCTTATACGAATATCTCAAAGAATATGATCGATTTTTTAACTGGGTGCTAGAATCTGGCATAACAAATGCTTCGCATATTGCTGAGATTCCTCTCTCGGTCTTGGAAAACATGAGCAAGAAAGACATGGAGGCCTTCATTCTGTATCTGCGCGAGCGACCGCTTCTAAATGCTAATACAACTCAAAACGGTGTTTCTCAGACAACCATTAACCGGACTCTTTCGGCTTTGTCCAGCCTCTACAAATATTTAACCGAGGAAGTTGAAAACGAGCAGGGTGAGCCCTACTTCTATCGAAATGTGATGAAAAAGGTTGCTACTAAGAAGAAAAAGGAAACTCTGGCTGCTCGTGCAGAGAATATTAAGCAGAAGCTCTTTTTAGGGGATGAGACGGAAGAATTCCTCCAGTATATTGATACGGAGTACCCTAAGAAGCTCTCTAATCGTGCCCTATCTTCTTTTAACAAGAACAAAGAACGAGATTTAGCCATCATTGCCTTGCTGTTAGCCTCTGGTGTTCGTCTGTCTGAAGCTGTCAATCTGGACCTGAAAGACATCAATCTCAAAATGATGGTCATTGAAGTGACAAGGAAAGGTGGAAAAAGAGACTCTGTCAATGTTGCTGCCTTTGCCAAGTCCTATTTAGAAGAGTATTTAAGTATTCGGAGCAAGCGATACAAGGCCGAAAAGACTAATACAGCCTTCTTTTTGACTGAATACCGCGGCACTCCTAATCGAATCGATGCTTCCAGTGTCGAAAAAATGGTGGCCAAGTATTCTGAGGACTTCAAGGTGCGAGTGACACCTCACAAACTCCGTCACACGCTTGCTACACGTTTATACGATGCAACCAAATCTCAAGTTCTCGTCAGTCACCAGCTGGGACATGCTAGTACACAAGTTACTGACCTCTACACCCATATTGTCAATGATGAGCAAAAGAATGCTCTGGATAAGCTCTAG